A part of Vulpes vulpes isolate BD-2025 chromosome 15, VulVul3, whole genome shotgun sequence genomic DNA contains:
- the CLDN14 gene encoding claudin-14 — protein sequence MASTAVQLLGFLLSFLGLVGTLITTILPHWRRTAHVGTNILTAVSYLKGLWMECVWHSTGIYQCQIYRSLLALPRDLQAARALMVISCLLSAAACACAVVGMKCTRCAKGTPAKTVCAVLGGVLFLLAGLLCMVAVSWTTNDVVQNFYNPLLPSGMKFELGQALYLGFISSSLSLIGGTLLCLSCLDEVPSGPHQVPPRATTATTAPAYRPPAAFKDNRAPSATSASLSGYRLNDYV from the coding sequence ATGGCCAGCACGGCCGTGCAGctgctgggcttcctgctcagcttcCTGGGCCTGGTGGGCACGCTGATCACCACCATCCTGCCGCACTGGCGCCGCACGGCGCACGTGGGCACCAACATCCTGACGGCCGTGTCCTACCTGAAGGGGCTGTGGATGGAGTGCGTGTGGCACAGCACGGGCATCTACCAGTGCCAGATCTACCGCTCGCTGCTGGCGCTGCCCCGGGACCTGCAGGCGGCCCGCGCGCTCATGGTCATCTCGTGCCTGCTGTCGGCCGCCGCCTGCGCCTGTGCCGTCGTGGGCATGAAGTGCACGCGCTGCGCCAAGGGCACCCCGGCCAAGACCGTGTGTGCCGTGCTGGGCGGCGTGCTCTTCCTCCTGGCCGGCCTGCTGTGCATGGTGGCCGTCTCCTGGACCACCAACGACGTGGTGCAGAACTTCTACAACCCGCTGCTGCCCAGCGGCATGAAGTTCGAGCTCGGGCAGGCCCTCTACCTCGGCTTCATCTCCTCGTCCCTGTCGCTCATCGGTGGCACGCTGCTTTGCCTGTCCTGCCTGGACGAGGTGCCCTCCGGGCCCCACCAGGTGCCGCCCAGGGCCACCACGGCCACCACCGCGCCCGCCTACCGGCCCCCCGCTGCCTTCAAGGACAACCGGGCCCCCTCAGCCACCTCGGCCTCGCTCAGCGGGTACAGACTGAACGACTATGTGTGA